Part of the Xenopus laevis strain J_2021 chromosome 2S, Xenopus_laevis_v10.1, whole genome shotgun sequence genome is shown below.
tcatttttgcacaattttgcaGGTTAAGCAAAAAAACAATTCACCTAGCTTCTGTCTGTATATCTTCCTTGCTGTCTCCTCTGTGCTTGGTTTTTACCTTCCATATTTTACTTCTCTTTGCTGATCATTCCCTCTGGAACTTCATCCCTAAATTCTTACATAAGGAACCCTTAGTCACTTCAAATCCTACCTTATGGAGCACTGTCATGGTATGTTATTCAGTCCTGACATGAACCAGTGCTTCAGTTGCTTAAATAATTACCCTCAGTGTGTTTTAAGATGTAGcacttaatattttaaatatttatttttatagtcgTACTGGAATAGACTGGCAGGGACTAATGTGCATGATGTATAATCTCAGTGAAATGCTGTGTAAATGCCCTATATAAAAAACAGAAGATACTTTATTGCAGTGTGTGTTCCCCCAATGTATGCTATTATTGTATTATGTAAAATGCACAGACCTGTGTATATAGGTAGGGCTTTATAAACagagttatatatttatacataaatgcaattttctagaTATCTTCAGGCCATTCATCCAGACCATTATCTCCTGAAGAAAAGCCATCATCAAATATCAGGGTACCATCCGCTGGTAGAAGAGCCAACAGTTCCATCTCACAGTCACCTGACTTTGACTCACCTCCTCAGCTTTATATCTTCTTGGATAGTTCAGCTGCAAAGCACAGGCTTTCAGTGAGGCCACCAAACCAAAGATCATGCACAACGCGGAGGCCTTCTGCGGTAATCccctaaaaaattaatttgttatcTAATTATCTTAAGTAATCTTAGTAGGCAAGCTTATTTCAATAAACATGTGATTACAGTATGTAGCTGTACTACTAAATTCcagtgttttattattgcatCAATATAGCAAACAATATATCAATACATGTTACATACCTCAAGGAAGAAATACCCCCCATTAGTCATTCCCTCCTGATGCATTTTGCACCAGTGGTAGAAAGGTACTTCTACCATGTAGTATGTAAAATTGCATTGTTATATGTTATAATATGAATGCACAAAACATTGGGTTCTTGTAGAAAAACAACTTGTGTAGTTatattgctttcttttctttAGTCTGTCCTAGATGAATCTGTTATTACTACAACTTTCACGGAAGTAGAAGATGAAAATGTCATGGAGGAAGCATTCACAAAATCTACAAGTGACAACCAAGAAATGGTCATAGACAAAAATGCATTATTGGACACTTCACAGAGTATACAAGAAAATGAGGTGGGCCCTGGTAACATAACAGAAATCCAGTCGCAGCTTATACAGGAAGAAGCTGTTGTCTCTTCAAGTGTCCTAGAATTAATTAGTGTAGTAACGTCACAATTTCAGGATGCCACGAGTTCTCCAGATATAAAACTGCAAAACAAATTATTGGAAGATTCGCAGGATAATAAAAATGCATGTAGTTTAAGTATTTTAGAAGGGAACTTATATGATGAGGTTCAAGTTAAAACAAATATCTCTAAAGAGGAAGGCCTTGCTCAATCTCTTAGATCAGAAAAGAGTATACTAAAAGATCATAGAAAATATGCACAGGAAAAGGTTAATGCTGAGTCTGATGTCAGCTCACCACCTTCAAACATTTATCAGACTGTACATTTACCTGACGAAAGTGCTCCTGAACCATTACCCACTGAAGACCTTCAACTTTCTTGCAGGAACACTGCAGAGCAATCTTTAGCtgataaagaaaatattaaacatttggaaaaggctgctggggaactttgtacacaaagaaaGTTTTTTGTATCCTCAGCCTGGGAAAGGCCTCGGACTGGCAGCTTTACACTAAAAGGAAATATTGAAAACGAgacttttaaaaacatgaaattctCTCTTACTAACTCAGGTTTGTCTGTACATGAAAGAATGAAAGAGGAGCCAATATTTTCTGCAACACGCATTGAAAGCAGGGCCAGTGGCAGGAAAAAGGAGACATTCCCTGACTCAGAAAATACTTCAGTGGACAAAGTCATTCTTCGTCACATTCCGTTGCCTCAGAGCTCTGTGCCAGCTTCCAGGGATTTGCCAATGGTTACAGACCTACAGACATGTTCTGAGAGTAAAAACCCCTTTTTTGTGAAGCTGAGATCCACCTCCTTTTCCTTTAGATACAGGGAGGGCATAAACTCTGACTCTGTCAGACTGAAAAGGCACAGTGCTGAGATTAATCTGGAAAACACAGGCTGTTCCTTGTTTTCCAAGGATGAGTTACTAGAAGTCagcaaaacaacaaaacattttcccagttttagaaatgaaaaacagaaaaatcaaacAAACTCTTGTGAACTGACACAGTCAAAACCACCACTGCCTAAAAAGCCAGTTTTGCAGAATAATATAGGAACCGACAATGCCACAAAAAAAGAGGCTTCCACGTGTGTCTCAGATCTGGAGAAGAAAGACCACAAGTTGGAAAAAACACCCCCTGATAGAAGATCAAGTTTACACAAGACTGGTAagatttccaatatatatatatatatatatttctttattttgtaaaatgaatagtCACAGTATTCACTAGTGATTGTTGAAATAGAGCAAACAGTCGTTTTCTGCACTGTAGCTGTAGTCCAAAATGCCACTCGAGAAATTCCTAATCAATACTCATAAACTTATTCTGTATACAACAGCCCCTGCATTATATACTGACCTGTTATTACTGATATCAAAgtagaagaaaatatttatttaattatgaaGTTTTGGGCTGGCGTGGCCTAGAGGCAAAATACACTGGCAGGCCTAGGCTAGTCTAGTGACTAGAtgaaggcttaaaggaacagttcagtgtgaaaataaaaagcaggtaaatagataggctgtgcaaaataaaaaaatgtttctaatatagttagttagccaaaaatgtaatgtataaaggctggagtgactggatgtctaataaaacagccagaatccaacttcctgcttttcagctctataactctgagttagtcagcgacttaaaggggggccacatggtacatatctgttcagtgagtttgtaattgatactcagcattcagctcagattcaaaagcaacagatatgacccatgtggccccccctcaagtctctgattggttactgcctggtagccagggtaaccagtcagtgtaaaccaagagagctgaaaagcaggaagtagtgatctgactgacatgttatacatcaaatttctccagcctttatacattacatttttggctaactaactatattagaaacatttttttattttgcacagcctatctatttacccattttttttttttgaactgaacaattcctttaagagggaaAAACTAGCGCTTGCCTTTTATACTTCTTCATAAGACCTCCTCTCATTGATTTTTGCAATCATTAAATAAAGGCTAAAATTGAGATCTTTATTTTTGCGTTAGATTTAATAATTTATCtatataaagttatttatatCTGGGTATATCTGGGTTTTTCATTTTAACATAGTGAGCTATTATTAgtattaacatttaggggcccatttacttagcttgagtgaaggaatagaggaaaaaaaactttgaatttcgaaaggtttttttggctacttcgaccatcgaatgggctacttcgacctttgacaacgactttgacttcgaacaattcaaacta
Proteins encoded:
- the cracdl.S gene encoding CRACD-like protein, with the translated sequence MDIRIRDTENIADEFSAKKKSKFKSLKKFFGRKKTKETLASTGKFRLKQSQSTSDVTYPEFADVDSENEIGSSAGILGSRAVSHDSIFIPELAQETAKPVRVFSQESVSDRIKALQLKLQANLKPGLSPFGILGKRTDDAGTSSEDDGLPRSPPELSLYMHEVTKPKFSDYHHSTFSLVGTGSEEDEQISSGHSSRPLSPEEKPSSNIRVPSAGRRANSSISQSPDFDSPPQLYIFLDSSAAKHRLSVRPPNQRSCTTRRPSASVLDESVITTTFTEVEDENVMEEAFTKSTSDNQEMVIDKNALLDTSQSIQENEVGPGNITEIQSQLIQEEAVVSSSVLELISVVTSQFQDATSSPDIKLQNKLLEDSQDNKNACSLSILEGNLYDEVQVKTNISKEEGLAQSLRSEKSILKDHRKYAQEKVNAESDVSSPPSNIYQTVHLPDESAPEPLPTEDLQLSCRNTAEQSLADKENIKHLEKAAGELCTQRKFFVSSAWERPRTGSFTLKGNIENETFKNMKFSLTNSGLSVHERMKEEPIFSATRIESRASGRKKETFPDSENTSVDKVILRHIPLPQSSVPASRDLPMVTDLQTCSESKNPFFVKLRSTSFSFRYREGINSDSVRLKRHSAEINLENTGCSLFSKDELLEVSKTTKHFPSFRNEKQKNQTNSCELTQSKPPLPKKPVLQNNIGTDNATKKEASTCVSDLEKKDHKLEKTPPDRRSSLHKTGKNSPSPIAAPESINGMESKFQTSWKSTARQKPRALKEEPFPAKLKSANQDDGNQTREKVEANLKQSVELIQNKPANAVAEFHGQLKEPKRSTPSVPLHALQLSSHVEKEGTTTQRQVTLSAEPSWMELAKKKSQAWSDMPQKIK